One Pocillopora verrucosa isolate sample1 chromosome 10, ASM3666991v2, whole genome shotgun sequence genomic window carries:
- the LOC136283861 gene encoding uncharacterized protein, which yields MFSILLYSFLLLFARCPSACGHLLATCSSGMNVSNVQSGVIEINGTLSSNSILQLSCVLKLDKPGSFLRMKTKRNDKKKGSLLVSLYQRVDSSLLGHVDLSKPTSVWNTLSICPTGLTNNKTTGEKLLSVLGKGSGLSFTVQIAEGASEIALDETRIVNVQGAEVSVFQFIPPQGISDKQLDITATSQSTVVAYLKVSHNCEEVDVQKDLERIDYKKESLRLSFVTKGRITLSSVSIPPLTDSVSRWFIGIGLKNLSGDVKLSESKNVALMLTRSFDYNYATPICVLFFVSFVVGILVSIFAYFLFEESLIQAKPGEGNQVNNNANLVCEERKVIRSHWFSSDREGYAHITCIVGVTLMVGASQFVFVNWNTMIQEGNRDQCYYNDFCYRVANLDIPCNLMTSNLPYIVHGPILALWLWMLERKVNLRCKDVEGATAIKQRYSFSIAYALAWALGFQGLFSTLYHLCPGVFTFQFDSAFMFIIAGLIVLLLYNGIERNRSQNEKYRVNASNFFLLFIIPLFVLNYFAGRLNSNSGLNITMQAFFYKFLIIWWFGMLFWAFYKLNMHQKCCRNKTFNAFVFILGGLVIPAAIFKVYWFRDPAQAFLLTCIACCVVAILPKARLWEKISKDKFGKLHGRGTLQVLFIFLTGIILVAAVWVFTQFPTTDKTLSPENSRDQNKECVILGFFDWHDLWHFLSSFALLMGAFVVMFMSSKAEQSQQAETRGYSEPEAQREKNTVRAKTRGNYERRGKRKKKGSAG from the exons ATGTTTTCAATCCTTTTATATTCATTCCTACTCCTATTTGCTCGGTGCCCCTCAGCCTGTGGACATCTTCTAGCAACATGTTCGTCCGGTATGAATGTTTCAAATGTCCAGAGTGGGGTGATAGAGATCAATGGCACACTATCCAGTAACAGCATTCTGCAGCTATCTTGTGTTTTGAAGCTGGACAAACCCGGGAGCTTTTTACGcatgaaaactaaaaggaatGACAAGAAGAAAG GTTCCTTGCTCGTTTCCTTGTACCAGCGAGTTGACTCGTCTCTACTTGGTCATGTGGACCTTTCAAAGCCAACATCAGTTTGGAACACTTTAAGCATTTGTCCCACCGGTTTGACCAATAATAAAACCACGGGGGAGAAGTTGTTATCAGTGTTGGGAAAAGGCAGTGGGCTTTCTTTCACCGTGCAAATAGCCGAAGGTGCATCAGAAATCGCGCTTGATGAAACACGCATAGTCAATGTCCAGGGAGCTGAGGTGAGCGTGTTCCAGTTCATTCCACCTCAAGGTATCTCTGATAAACAACTGGACATCACTGCCACGTCTCAATCAACAGTTGTTGCCTATTTGAAGGTATCGCACAACTGTGAAGAAGTCGATGTCCAGAAAGACCTCGAGCGCATAGATTACAAGAAGGAATCTCTTCGACTGTCCTTTGTAACAAAAGGACGGATAACTTTATCTAGCGTTTCTATTCCCCCTTTAACCGATTCCGTTTCCAGATGGTTCATTGGAATTGGTCTGAAGAACTTATCAGGTGACGTCAAACTTAGTGAGTCAAAAAATGTCGCATTAATGCTGACAAGGTCGTTTGATTATAATTATGCCACGCCCATTTGTGTCCtattttttgtatcatttgtgGTTGGTATATTAGTGTCTATCTTTGCGTATTTTCTCTTCGAAGAGTCTCTCATCCAGGCAAAGCCTGGTGAAGGTAATCAGGTCAATAATAATGCCAATTTAGTTTGTGAAGAGCGGAAGGTAATCAGATCTCACTGGTTTTCCTCTGATCGAGAGGGCTATGCCCACATCACATGTATTGTGGGTGTTACGCTTATGGTAGGTGCTTCTCAGTTCGTGTTTGTAAACTGGAATACGATGATTCAGGAAGGGAACAGAGATCAATGTTACTACAACGACTTTTGTTATAGAGTTGCAAATCTTGATATTCCATGTAACTTAATGACAAGTAACTTACCCTACATAGTCCACGGCCCAATCTTAGCTTTGTGGCTATGGATGCTGGAAAGGAAGGTGAATCTTCGCTGCAAAGACGTCGAAGGGGCAACAGCAATAAAACAGAGGTACTCTTTTTCTATCGCGTATGCGTTAGCCTGGGCTTTGGGGTTCCAGGGATTGTTTTCCACACTTTACCACCTCTGTCCAGGCGTGTTCACATTTCAGTTCGATTCGGCCTTCATGTTTATCATAGCTGGTTTAATTGTACTGTTGTTGTATAATGGCATTGAGCGGAATCGTTCTCAAAATGAGAAGTACCGAGTTAACGCTTCTAACTTCTTCCTACTTTTCATTATAcctctttttgttttaaactaCTTTGCTGGGCGACTTAACTCGAATTCTGGCCTGAACATAACAATGCAGGCGTTTTTCTACAAATTCCTGATCATTTGGTGGTTTGGGATGTTGTTTTGGGCTTTTTATAAACTAAATATGCACCAAAAGTGTTGTAGGAACAAGACATTTAACGCATTTGTATTCATTTTGGGTGGCCTTGTAATACCCGCGGCGATTTTTAAAGTTTACTGGTTTAGGGATCCGGCTCAAGCGTTTCTGTTGACATGCATTGCCTGTTGCGTCGTCGCAATCCTACCTAAAGCTAGGCTTTGGGAGAAGATTTCCAAAGACAAATTTGGAAAGCTTCATGGTAGGGGCACTTTACAagttctttttatctttctcacCGGTATCATTTTGGTAGCAGCTGTTTGGGTTTTCACACAGTTTCCCACCACAGACAAAACATTATCGCCAGAAAACTCTCGTGACCAAAACAAAGAATGTGTTATTTTAGGATTTTTCGACTGGCATGACCTGTGgcattttttgtcttcctttgCTCTCCTTATGGGTGCGTTTGTTGTCATGTTTATGAGTTCTAAAGCCGAGCAAAGCCAGCAGGCTGAAACGCGAGGGTATAGTGAGCCGGAAgcacaaagggaaaaaaacacaGTGCGGGCCAAAACGCGAGGGAATTATGAGAgaagaggaaaaaggaaaaaaaagggcagTGCAGGCTAA